The genomic interval GcatgaaatattactaacaatataaagagtatttttattttactttataagaATCAGTAAAGATCTCACAGGAAAAGAACACAAAGATGGTTTTACAATTACACcaaaaggccttttacttgaTAAAAAGGTATAAATCAGATGACAGAGAGCATGTAGAATATTGTGTACAACAGGGAGGTTCCCATCATTTTGATAATCAAAATtttgcatatcaaatatgatacagcagGCTTTATCAGTTTAAAATCCTGCTGTCCAAACTCTTTTTTTCTGAAGGTGTCCTGTTGGGGAAGATTACTGGTTTATGGGCCAGCGCTGTGACCTGCGCATGACCCGGCCACGTTTGGTGGGCGTGTGCTTTGGAGTACTGGTTGCTGTCGCAGCAATCATGGCTCTTCTGTCTTATCTCACAGTGCGCCGCTTTAAAACTATGCTAATGCAAGCCAAAGTGGAACAAACACGCAGCAGGTATCAcatgttttcacattttatatacacacactcccATGCACTTAGCTCTATTAGCCTGGCTTTGTTATTGGAAATAGTTTGCAGGAAATCATTGGCCAGTTAAAACAAACCGTGGGCTGTGATAGCGACACAACACAGGGGTCGAATGTGTGAATAATATTCCTTTGTCTTCTGTGTGTGGAAACAGTTATCGCAGGTTTAATCACTTTGATGAGCTTTCGGCTCGTTTTTGGGGAAGGTCCTGGCCAGGCTCTGCGGACTCGTTGGATAACCCTGCCTACACCCGTTCTGATGAATTACTACACATGAGAGCACTTGACCGTACCTGCTGTTACCATGATGATACTCTTTCTGTGGTATCCACATACCACGGTAGTGGAACACACCTCAACACCATATATCCTCACGGGTAACGtaatatttgcatattatttcataattcataatttaccATAAATATCATGGTACACTACTGTTCACAAGTTGGTGTAGGTaaagtttttaatagtttaggaagaagtctcttattctcacaacAGAAGTAAAAGAAAATTCCATGTATGTTTGGGCTTACAGTTCTCAGTATGGTTGGGATCTCAGCAACTGCAGCTTGGCGGATGGCGTGGTGGATTCTGGGAAGGCTAGTGATCTGTCAGTCTGTAGCTGGCCAATCGAGCCGATTCAATGGACCCCATTCCCTTTGCTGCAGCAGCTCAACAGGAATAGCACCACAGTAAGACTCATACTCTCAAACTCATACTTTATATCTATATTGTTGTAAGGGAATGACACATAACTGTTCTTCATATCCAGGTGAAAGCGTCCCGTCCACGCTCTTACTGTGAAGGCATGGAACTTGTAGATTTAGAGAAGAGCTGGACAGCTTAAAGGAGATTCTCAGGAAACCCAACAAGCTCTGGTCAAGTGAGAGATTATTTCATCTGTTTCAGGAACACCGTTGTtgtgccaaaaataaaaaaaaatgttttaactgaaaAAAGTCTTTTTTGGGGATCTGCTTCCAGTGTACTCTGTAAAATCTACACAACCATTCCAATGTTTGGTGTCAAGCTTTTAAGGAAACTTTTTTagataattaatacttttattcagcaataacacgttacatttattaaaagtaacagttaagacttttataatgttattaaaagattttaaagtcgaataaatattgttcttttaaatgtctgtcaacaatccagaaaaaaaatgtatcacagttttctctaaaatattaagcagcacatctgtttttaacattaataatgagaAATTAATAGAAAATAGTACATTTGTTCTGAAAATAGAACAAATCTTTTTTCATATTCTCCTGTTCTCCATTCTGAAGATGTGACAACAAACATGGTGTTAGCAAACTTGAACACGCCAAATAATTGAGGTAGCAAGACAGCGTTTTCTGATTGCATGCAACATGCAAATGCAAAAGTTCAAGGTTCAGTCATAGTCATGCATGACCCAGAAACTAAAGCCACCATCCTGTTCTGCCCTCATTGGGTCTAAAATCAATCCACTTAACCCTGTTGCTCCAGGCTATCTGTCCTATCAATTGTATTGGCTGTTAATTTGtataaaaactgtatattatCTTTCCCAATCCAGTATGGTCCACTAAAAACCGAATGTTCTAAACAATGTTTTAACACTTTctggatttttgttgttgttgctcacTGGACCACTGGAATGAGAAATTCTGGGCACGATAAACAGCACCATTAGTTTTTTTGCAGAGTCAATCCACTTCATTTAGTACATAAAGCTAAAAGCAAATAATATGCACATATTCAATAAAGGAATTAGCTAACACTTCATGGCCTTTCATATAGCATAATATAGCAGCATaggttctttttatttatttattttttttacaccggAGTTGTTCTTCTTGATGCAGTGCTACTTTGAGACATATATGAAGGCTCCTTTACAGCGTTTTGCAAGGGTGAATTGTCATTCCCAGAATTTTGCGCATGCACTGGGCTTTTACTGAGATTCACTAAGTTTTGTTTGTAGTTCTGCGACAGCACGACTCCATTTTCGGGTTTGATTGAATTCTGTCCATGTACATTTGCAAAGGCAAAGCCATTCTCGGTGCTCAACGAGTTCTGTATGTGCCCAAGCTCTCTTTCTGATTTCAACGAGTTCTGCATGGTGAGGACATGAGGATTTGCAAAGTTGTTATTAGCGATGACAGAGTTATGAAAATGTGCAAAACCACGCCCGGCGCTGAGGCTGTTGTGCGCGAGCGCGTGAGCAGCTGTTGGTGGAAGTCCGCGTCCCAGCGCGTAAAGCCTGAGGTCGTTCCCGGGACGGGCCGCCGGGGCCGGAGAGGGTTCGTTCGATCGGGAGTCTGAGGAGCGGTTTTGACCCTGCCTCCAGCGGTAACGGGAACGGTAGCTGCTCGAGCGCCGATGCTGTAGGGAATGCGTGCTGGTTTGGAGTGTTCGATGCGCACGCGCTCTCAGCACACGGTGCGTATCGATGAACAGGTGCACGGTCAGGACGCCCACAGTCTCCGCTATGACGAAGGAAAGAGCGCCGCAGTAGAAGCTCCAGCCGTACCAGTGACTGC from Carassius auratus strain Wakin chromosome 26, ASM336829v1, whole genome shotgun sequence carries:
- the LOC113044805 gene encoding voltage-dependent calcium channel gamma-3 subunit-like, with the translated sequence MKVCNRGVQMLLTTAGAFAAFSLMTIAVGTDYWLYSRGVCRTKSVNDNDTNRKNEEVLTHSGLWRQCCMEGIFKGVCKNIDHFPEDADYEQDAAEYLLRAVRASSLFPILSVGLLFIGGVCVAASEFYKSRHNVILSAGIFFVSAGLSNIIGIIVYISSNAGDPNQSESKRSHWYGWSFYCGALSFVIAETVGVLTVHLFIDTHRVLRARAHRTLQTSTHSLQHRRSSSYRSRYRWRQGQNRSSDSRSNEPSPAPAARPGNDLRLYALGRGLPPTAAHALAHNSLSAGRGFAHFHNSVIANNNFANPHVLTMQNSLKSERELGHIQNSLSTENGFAFANVHGQNSIKPENGVVLSQNYKQNLVNLSKSPVHAQNSGNDNSPLQNAVKEPSYMSQSSTASRRTTPV